A stretch of the Flavobacterium sp. 5 genome encodes the following:
- the queA gene encoding tRNA preQ1(34) S-adenosylmethionine ribosyltransferase-isomerase QueA: protein MKLSHFQFNLPKELLAEYPAENRDESRLMVVDRKNQTITHKMFKDVIDYFDDGDVLILNNTKVFPARLYGNKEKTGARIEVFLLRELNAEQRLWDVLVDPARKIRIGNKLYFGDDDSLVAEVIDNTTSRGRTLRFLYDGSYEEFRNKLTELGETPIPKYINREVTPEDAERYQTIYAKEEGAVAAPTAGLHFSKHLLKRLEIKGIKFAEVTLHVGLGTFNPVEVEDLSKHKMDSEELKITQEACDIVNTAKAAKKRICTVGTTSMRAVESSVSSQNTLNPYDGWTNKFVFPPHDFSIPTCMITNFHTPKSTLLMMVSAFCGHDLMKRAYEEAIKEEYKFYSYGDAMLII from the coding sequence ATGAAATTATCACACTTTCAATTCAATTTACCAAAAGAACTTCTTGCAGAATACCCAGCCGAAAATAGAGATGAGTCTCGTTTGATGGTTGTTGATCGTAAGAATCAAACCATAACACACAAAATGTTTAAAGATGTTATCGATTATTTTGATGATGGTGATGTCTTAATTCTAAATAATACCAAAGTTTTTCCAGCACGTTTATACGGGAATAAAGAAAAAACTGGTGCAAGAATTGAAGTGTTTTTATTGAGAGAACTAAATGCAGAACAAAGACTTTGGGATGTATTAGTAGATCCAGCTCGTAAAATCAGAATTGGAAATAAATTATACTTCGGTGATGATGACTCATTAGTTGCTGAGGTAATTGATAATACTACTTCTCGTGGAAGAACTTTACGTTTTCTTTACGATGGTTCTTACGAAGAATTCAGAAATAAATTGACTGAACTTGGAGAAACTCCAATCCCAAAATACATTAACCGTGAGGTAACTCCAGAAGATGCAGAGCGTTACCAAACTATTTATGCTAAAGAAGAAGGAGCTGTTGCAGCACCAACTGCAGGTTTACACTTTTCTAAACACTTATTAAAAAGATTAGAAATTAAAGGAATTAAATTTGCTGAAGTTACACTTCACGTTGGTCTTGGAACTTTTAATCCTGTTGAGGTTGAAGATTTATCTAAGCACAAAATGGATTCTGAGGAATTAAAAATCACTCAGGAAGCTTGTGATATTGTGAATACTGCAAAGGCTGCTAAGAAAAGAATTTGTACCGTAGGAACAACTTCTATGCGTGCTGTAGAAAGTTCAGTTTCTTCACAAAACACACTTAACCCTTATGATGGTTGGACAAACAAATTCGTTTTTCCTCCTCATGATTTTAGTATTCCAACATGTATGATTACTAATTTTCATACACCAAAATCTACTTTGTTAATGATGGTTTCTGCTTTTTGTGGACATGATTTAATGAAAAGAGCTTACGAAGAAGCAATCAAAGAAGAATACAAATTCTATTCTTACGGAGA